The following proteins are co-located in the Seriola aureovittata isolate HTS-2021-v1 ecotype China chromosome 7, ASM2101889v1, whole genome shotgun sequence genome:
- the LOC130172873 gene encoding F-actin-uncapping protein LRRC16A-like isoform X3 gives MSEEVSEVPKELLESVRDALGRKVKLSLRKRVKLEIKGDKTENRVLALASHRAYLLTARIPTKVEHSFNYLEIQGIACNKPTQLLIEYERGSFSLKLLSSDEVNEVVAHIGNCLLRICPGLPPSKVMKKLCMEPPDRLTSLQTLWESNKPAEPGPCGGFSQMYRCVCDWLGLPYREEVQWDVDTIYLTQDTRELNLQDFSHLENRDLVAIIAVLEFNQWFTKLSTKDYKLSADVCEQILRVVSRSSRLEELVLDNAGLKTDFAQKLAAALAHNPSSGLTNINLANNPLEDRGISSLGSQFAKLRMGLKHLNFSKTSLSPKGVNSLCQSLSANPSIPSSLVHLDLSGNILRGDDMQHFCHFLGQPNSLVTLDLSNTDCSLDQVCSALLRGSVQHLSVLNVSKSVFPHSRKGKEVPPSFKHFFSSAMSLSSINVSGTKLPPEALKALLLGLASNPNLKDVSLDLSCCELGHCLRSGGSQILEGCIAEIPNISSLDISDNGLDSDLSTLLVWLAKNRSIRHLSLGKNFNNIKSKNLAPVLDCLVHMIQEEESPLTSLSLADSKLKSDLTIVLNALGSNSSLTRLDISGNAMGDMGAKMLAKALQINSKLRTVIWDKNNTSPQGLQDVAAALEKNFTIRFMPIPIIDASQALKASPEKTEDALLKIENYLYRNHETRKYLQEQAYRLQQGIVTTTTQQMIDRICVKVQDHLNSLRNSETDTILEDVRSAENLIKDARNSKTLLPKLYHLGSASREEVNSSSVGPIQEKLESMAGEVTTVMDQQLQTLLESMVNTAESLCPHVMKKSNLRPELMKASSAKVVVPKSFVTKTLLEQSGVDIINKISEVKLSLASFLSDRIVDEILEALSTSQHALADHLVRRGRPLVQQESVDLDVPEEKIPKRASTEILEAERLEDLETCMTLCCTSMTPKSKRKSIHSRMLRPVSRAFEMEFDLDKALEDVPIHVEDTSTSSQTPPTPSQVLPKLEQRPPGTMVELPSEEEKKLQHFTKLRPRRNKKTHSSKVPQINSAPSQDGEQNGLMGRVDEGVDEFFSKKVTKMDSKRSLKSSESQDGEKKKSKGGFLNLIKRSSKSDKSDKSDKSDKSEKNQATPLSSSSASVGSTTTSTIPEEPSSPKVAVKSPAPESKSRDASSRSQPTDYSSSSDRSEELRTPDSIDEPWEGSDGRGSPQGGRRYPGVQMMGSGLLAEMKAKQERRAHKSSSPDRPDSNATAKPTTPESRSPSGSINKPDTGSPEKTLSRGETKPELVPRLRATSSSSSPGGPVSPKPPVPQGAKPALAARPTIPQKPRTTSSSRSIDESPDSPSIAGISPKVTGLPLTLKRGLSEKDKDGQTSLQSGGSANKTTQEGRMASDSVQRPSPLRTNSEDHGPFKSKDQSPNPDKDKAAGKKSSDSGEEADKDFILI, from the exons CTGCTGATAGAGTACGAGCGTGGCTCCTTCTCTCTGAAGCTGCTCTCTTCAGATGAGGTTAATGAGGTCGTCGCTCACATAGGAAACTGCCTGCTGAGGATATGTCCTGGTCTACCGCCTAG CAAAGTGATGAAGAAGCTCTGCATGGAGCCTCCAGACAGGCTGACCTCTCTGCAGACTCTGTGGGAGAGCAACAAGCCTGCTGAACCTGGACCCTGTG GTGGGTTTTCTCAGATGTAcagatgtgtttgtgactgGTTGGGGTTGCCTTACAGAGAAGAGGTGCAGTGG GATGTAGACACCATCTATTTGACACAAGACACCAGAGAACTAAATCTGCAGGACTTCAGCCATCTGGAAAACAG GGATCTGGTGGCCATAATAGCAGTCCTTGAGTTTAACCAGTGGTTCACCAAGCTCTCCACAAAGGACTACAAACTG tcTGCAGATGTGTGTGAGCAGATCCTCAGGGTGGTATCTCGATCCAGTCGACTGGAAGAGTTGGTTCTGGACAACGCAGGACTCAAAAC TGATTTTGCCCAGAAGCTAGCTGCTGCCCTGGCCCACAACCCCAGCTCAGGACTCACCAACATTAATCTTGCCAACAATCCGCTGGAGGACAGAG GTATCTCCTCCCTGGGTTCTCAGTTTGCCAAACTTCGAATGGGACTAAAGCATTTAAACTTTTCCAAAACCTCACTATCACCCAAAG gggTGAACAGCCTTTGCCAGTCACTGAGTGCCAACCCGTCCATCCCCAGCAGCCTGGTCCATCTGGACCTCTCAGGGAATATCCTCCGAGGAGACGACATGCAG CATTTCTGCCACTTCCTTGGTCAACCCAACAGCCTGGTAACCCTTGACCTCTCCAACACTGACTGCTCATTGGACCAG gtttgctctgctctgctgcgaGGTTCGGTCCAACACCTCTCTGTTCTCAACGTGTCAAAGAGCGTCTTCCCTCACAG tAGGAAAGGCAAAGAGGTGCCGCCATCATTCAAGCATTTCTTCAGCAGTGCCATGTCTCTCAGCTCCATCAACGTGTCAGGAACCAAGCTGCCACCAGAGGCCCTCAA GGCACTCCTGCTTGGTCTGGCCAGTAACCCCAATCTGAAGGACGTATCTCTAGACCTCAGCTGCTGCGAG CTTGGCCATTGT CTGCGGTCAGGAGGTTCTCAGATCCTTGAAGGTTGTATTGCTGAGATCCCAAACATCTCCAGCCTAGATATCTCTGACAATG GCCTGGACTCAGACCTGTCCACTCTGCTGGTGTGGTTGGCCAAGAACCGCTCCATCAGACACCTCTCTCTGGGCAAGAACTTCAACAACATAAAGTCAAA AAACCTCGCTCCGGTGCTGGACTGTCTGGTTCACATGATTCAAGAGGAGGAGTCG CCCCTCACCTCCTTGTCTCTAGCGGACTCCAAACTAAAGAGCGATCTCACCATCGTTCTCAACGCCCTCGGCAGCAACTCCTCGCTCACCAGACTCGACATCAGCGGGAACGCCATGGGCGACATGGGAGCCAAGATGCTGGCCAAGGCGCTGCAGATCAACTCCAAACTCAG GACTGTGATCTGGGATAAAAACAACACCAGCCCTCAGGGTCTTCAGGATGTAGCAGCCGCTCTGGAGAA GAACTTCACCATTCGTTTCATGCCCATCCCCATCATCGATGCCTCCCAGGCTCTGAAGGCCAGCCCTGAGAAAACAGAGGACGCCTTGCTGAAG ATTGAGAATTACCTCTACAGGAACCATGAGACCAGAAAATACCTACAGGAACAGGCGTATCGGCTACAGCAGGGCATCGTGACCACAACCACACAACAG ATGATTGACAGGATTTGTGTGAAGGTGCAGGACCACCTGAACTCTCTGAGGAACTCAGAGACAGACACCATCTTGGAGGACGTCAGGTCAGCAGAGAACCTCATCAAAGATGCCAGAAACTCAAAAACG CTGCTCCCTAAACTCTACCACCTTGGATCAGCATCCAGAGAGGAGGTGAACAGCTCGTCAGTGGGACCCATCCAGGAGAAACTGGAGTCTATGGCTGGGGAGGTGACAACTGTCATGGACCAACAACTGCAG ACTCTGTTGGAGTCCAtggtaaacacagcagagtctCTGTGTCCCCATGTGATGAAGAAAAGTAATCTTCGTCCAGAGCTGATGAAGGCCAGCTCAGCCAAGGTGGTTGTACCCAAGAGCTTTGTCACCAAAACCCTCCTGGAGCAGTCTGGGGTGGATATTATCAACAAGATCAG tgaggTGAAGCTGAGTCTAGCCTCCTTCCTGTCTGACCGCATTGTTGATGAGATTTTGGAGGCTCTCTCCACTTCACAACACGCTCTG GCAGACCATCTGGTACGTCGAGGTCGCCCCTTGGTGCAGCAGGAGTCTGTGGATCTGGACGTCCCCGAGGAGAAGATTCCTAAACGGGCATCGACTGAAATATTGGAAGCTGAGAGGCTGGAGGATCTGGAGACATGCATG ACTTTGTGCTGCACCAGT aTGACTCCTAAATCCAAGAGGAAAAGCATCCACAGCAGAATGCTTCGACCAGTGTCTCGTGCCTTTG AGATGGAGTTTGACCTGGACAAGGCCCTGGAGGACGTGCCAATCCATGTGGAGGACACTTCAACTTCATCTCAAACTCCGCCCACTCCATCTCAGGTCCTGCCCAAACTGGAGCAACGTCCGCCAGGAACGATGGTGGAGCTGCcgtctgaggaggaaaaaaagctgcagcaCTTCACCAAACTACGACCCcggagaaacaaaaaaacacactccaGCAAAGTCCCT CAAATCAACAGTGCTCCATCTCAGGATGGGGAGCAGAACGGCCTCATGGGAAGGGTGGATGAGGGTGTAGATGAGTTCTTCTCTAAAAAAGTCACCAAGATGGATTCCAA ACGCTCCCTGAAGAGTTCAGAGTCtcaagatggagagaaaaaaaagagcaaaggagGATTCCTCAACCTCATCAAACGATCCTCCAAATCTGACAAATCAGATAAATCTGACAAATCAGATAAGTCAGAGAAAAACCAGGCGACCCCTCTGTCCTCATCCTCAGCCTCTGTAGGTTCAACGACAACTTCCACCATCCCTGAGGAGCCCTCCTCACCTAAGGTGGCAGTGAAGAGCCCAGCACCTGAGTCAAAGTCAAG AGACGCCTCCAGCCGCTCACAGCCCACAgactacagcagcagctcagaccgATCAGAAGAGCTGAGGACGCCGGACTCCATAGATGAGCCATGGGAGGGTTCAGACGGCAGGGGCAGTCCACAGGGAGGGAGGCGGTACCCGGGAGTGCAGATGATGGGCAGCGGCCTCCTGGCAGAGATGAAGGCcaagcaggagaggagagcacACAAG TCTTCCAGCCCCGATAGACCTGACAGCAATGCAACAG CCAAGCCCACAACTCCAGAAAGCAGGTCTCCCAGTGGTTCCATTAATAAACCAGACACTGGTTCTCCAGAAAAGACCCTGTCGCGTGGTGAGACTAAGCCTGAACTGGTGCCTCGTCTCAGAGCTACTTCCTCCTCCAGTTCCCCCGGGGGACCAGTGAGTCCCAAACCGCCGGTGCCGCAGGGGGCGAAGCCGGCCCTGGCTGCCCGACCCACCATCCCACAAAAGCCCAGGACCACCAGTAGCAGCAGGAGCATAG ATGAGAGCCCAGATTCCCCTAGCATTGCTGGCATCTCCCCTAAAGTCACAGGTCTCCCTCTCACACTGAAGAGGGGGTTgtcagagaaagacaaggaTGGCCAAACTAGTCTGCAGTCAGGAGGCTCTGCCAACAAAACCACTCAGGAAG